In one Bacteroidota bacterium genomic region, the following are encoded:
- a CDS encoding toxin-antitoxin system YwqK family antitoxin: MGIMWKESHRFVLSNHSNLHFCTMLRAFLLMLLICFAGSVKAQKENYQVFKGDTINRKDSKGLKQGNWRKYYRTDTLCSETVFKNDKPIGISRTWYESGKLKAEVTFEKDNRKSNAVSYFESGKVMARGRYYNLKKDSVWTYFGENDSVRSIEIYSKGMPVGLWKVFYENGMPAEEKSYLNGKRNGAYRQFNDNGKLLFEMSYKEDKEEGPVKIYYEDGKIRETGTYRSGLKEGSWLEFDKTGNIVKNEVYRAGVLVKKP; the protein is encoded by the coding sequence ATGGGAATTATGTGGAAAGAAAGTCATCGCTTCGTTTTAAGTAATCATAGTAATTTGCATTTTTGTACCATGTTACGCGCGTTTCTTCTGATGTTACTGATCTGTTTCGCAGGTTCGGTTAAGGCCCAAAAAGAGAATTATCAGGTCTTTAAGGGTGATACCATCAACCGGAAGGACAGTAAAGGGTTGAAACAAGGAAACTGGAGGAAATATTACCGCACGGATACCCTTTGTTCTGAAACCGTTTTCAAGAATGATAAGCCTATTGGCATTTCCAGAACCTGGTATGAGAGTGGGAAGCTCAAGGCTGAAGTAACCTTTGAGAAGGATAACCGAAAATCAAATGCTGTTTCCTATTTTGAGAGTGGGAAGGTCATGGCACGAGGCAGATATTATAATTTAAAGAAGGACAGTGTCTGGACCTATTTCGGGGAAAATGATTCCGTCAGATCAATAGAAATTTACAGCAAGGGGATGCCGGTCGGATTGTGGAAAGTGTTTTATGAAAATGGAATGCCGGCGGAAGAGAAATCGTACCTGAATGGTAAACGGAATGGTGCTTATCGTCAATTCAACGATAACGGCAAGCTCCTTTTTGAGATGTCTTATAAGGAGGATAAAGAAGAAGGCCCCGTTAAAATTTATTATGAAGATGGGAAGATCCGTGAAACGGGTACCTACAGGTCGGGATTAAAAGAGGGCTCCTGGCTGGAGTTTGATAAAACCGGCAATATTGTTAAAAATGAAGTCTATAGAGCCGGTGTGTTGGTAAAGAAACCTTAA
- a CDS encoding PAS domain-containing protein: MGLGYENIPDSLTLLEYAERYVYPDDVKVVQERYEFALSSKEDTSYTDRFELRLKAVDGKVYYFLINSWLLRPGVIRGQGQNITDLKSAHHLIEDTSASLKSVIENTDDYIFIAKCSGELVAFNTNFRTILSDFYGINIEVGENILKVIPEVLYKQWTPLLFGACEGNKQIKELDIQLNNVWYHIEISVNPIFKNETVSSVSFFIRDITTKWRMSRLDALETSVFEKAFKSKQLKDVVSTLLEGIEILVPEMKCYVTQKKKEVMALEWLSAPGIPPSYLNAVNEITIDDKHGSCGLAAATMEPVLINDIRDHACWDSYRDITLVNGFQACYSFPVISSDGKVLGTLGAYYSDVHEMTDYEMSLMIRSVNIVGILMEKDNMFREIQGQSNQLLEISASVPGVIYIVKMDKYGNRKFMYVSDGVEKYLNISKEMAMESYSNIVASVLEEDKVKFRNALEESIGNKTMMEIEFQLSPDVIPEFHCFFLRAVHSFKEDGAVITYGSVFDITQQKKAEGSILQKQMELEALIKCIDDIVFVVDSKDVFVDVYCRDESFLYTDKEVFIGKCVSDIMPAEVISCFSKSRLELKDRDQSSEFFYELDARGNRNYFKARLIKVTDSDLVLVSVKNITQEKDLHFMNEKLRTILDEAGTYGSFGSFELNPKEQSLFWSYHLYDLLGLTAEKKGGELYTYFFSAIHQEDILIFQSKLKEALQHGKGFELEFRLQHQYGHSIWIRCIAKVNIDPRSNEFVVQGIMIDVTKSKLDELEFKKRGSLLEAISLLSMKMVSDDTLDASIQMLLNTLGDSFEVSRIYLFRNACDRDSGIVLTSQIMEWTDGVIEAQIDNEALSNFDLKGNGFERWMEELSAGRPLMGNVSEFPPDEKAVLAAQDIKSILVVPVFVGEEWWGFLGFDECRKERIWLDEDVVLLSAAANLIGTVLEKFSINKSVVKKEALYHSAFDTMTAGMLIVSSDGFVKSCNESACILLEMDQQDVLKSTEVVFVSSERRIILPDGSQVTGKNHPVLSALREKNPLRNLIIGLEEKEKPVKWLNLNSSMAFDSSQDDSSGMMILFSDITKLVEKEKIAKVESAMMASSLSTLNKQVKNDLALLSGLLHLKELFVNDESWKASFKDVQGSLRCLTLLHESIDKDGKQIESNFGEYIDEICKYVFSLYPKSDKALSYSISGTDVIMTHVELLSCGMIINELVNNSVRYAFTDRKTGEILVSYQMRGDYMVIEVADDGSGFPSGFERENSPSMGFSLMRSLVNMLKGALTIENKSGARVIVTFPKRKV, from the coding sequence TTGGGTCTCGGCTATGAAAACATTCCCGACTCCCTCACCTTGCTGGAGTATGCCGAACGTTATGTGTATCCCGATGATGTAAAAGTGGTGCAGGAGCGTTATGAATTCGCTTTGTCCTCTAAAGAAGATACTTCCTATACCGACCGTTTTGAACTTCGGTTGAAAGCTGTTGATGGTAAAGTCTATTATTTTCTGATCAACAGTTGGTTGTTGCGTCCCGGAGTCATTAGAGGGCAGGGACAAAATATCACCGATTTAAAATCGGCACATCACCTGATTGAAGATACATCTGCTTCCTTAAAATCGGTAATTGAAAATACCGATGATTATATTTTCATTGCTAAATGTTCCGGTGAATTAGTGGCATTTAATACAAATTTCAGAACAATATTATCTGATTTCTATGGTATAAATATCGAAGTCGGTGAGAATATTCTTAAGGTCATTCCGGAAGTGTTATATAAACAATGGACACCCTTGCTCTTCGGAGCTTGTGAAGGAAATAAACAGATCAAGGAACTCGATATTCAGTTGAATAACGTTTGGTATCATATAGAAATTTCTGTAAATCCTATTTTTAAGAATGAAACAGTGAGTTCGGTTTCCTTTTTCATCAGAGATATCACGACGAAGTGGCGGATGAGCCGACTGGATGCCTTAGAAACATCGGTTTTTGAAAAAGCGTTTAAGAGTAAACAACTCAAAGACGTAGTGAGCACCTTACTGGAAGGAATTGAAATTCTTGTTCCCGAGATGAAATGTTATGTTACGCAGAAAAAAAAGGAGGTGATGGCTCTGGAATGGCTGAGTGCACCCGGTATTCCACCTTCGTATCTGAATGCTGTAAATGAAATAACCATAGATGACAAGCATGGCTCCTGTGGACTAGCAGCAGCTACTATGGAACCGGTACTCATCAATGATATTCGTGATCATGCTTGCTGGGATAGTTATCGGGATATCACACTTGTAAATGGATTTCAGGCCTGTTATTCTTTTCCGGTGATCAGCAGCGATGGAAAAGTGTTAGGGACCTTGGGAGCCTATTATTCCGACGTACATGAGATGACCGATTATGAAATGAGTCTGATGATTCGTTCCGTCAATATTGTCGGCATCCTCATGGAGAAAGACAATATGTTTCGCGAAATTCAGGGGCAAAGTAATCAGTTGCTGGAGATCAGTGCATCAGTTCCCGGTGTGATCTATATTGTGAAGATGGATAAATACGGAAATAGAAAATTCATGTATGTCAGTGATGGTGTGGAGAAGTACCTGAATATTTCTAAAGAGATGGCGATGGAATCCTATTCCAATATCGTTGCCTCTGTTTTGGAAGAAGATAAGGTGAAGTTCAGAAATGCATTGGAAGAGTCTATAGGTAATAAAACGATGATGGAAATTGAATTTCAATTATCGCCTGATGTGATTCCGGAGTTTCACTGTTTCTTTTTGCGTGCTGTCCATAGCTTTAAGGAAGATGGTGCTGTTATCACCTATGGTTCTGTTTTCGATATTACCCAGCAGAAAAAGGCTGAAGGAAGTATTCTCCAAAAGCAAATGGAACTCGAAGCCCTCATTAAATGTATTGATGATATCGTATTTGTTGTAGATAGTAAGGATGTATTTGTGGATGTATACTGTCGCGACGAAAGTTTTCTTTATACAGATAAGGAAGTATTTATTGGAAAGTGTGTGAGTGACATTATGCCCGCTGAAGTCATTTCATGTTTTTCAAAGTCACGATTGGAATTAAAAGACAGGGATCAATCTTCCGAATTTTTTTATGAGCTGGACGCACGTGGAAATAGAAATTATTTTAAAGCCCGATTGATCAAAGTGACCGATTCCGACCTGGTCCTGGTCAGCGTAAAGAATATCACCCAGGAGAAGGATTTACATTTTATGAATGAAAAACTGCGGACGATTCTCGATGAAGCCGGTACCTATGGCTCCTTTGGTTCATTTGAGTTAAATCCGAAGGAACAATCTTTATTTTGGTCGTATCATTTATATGATCTTCTTGGATTGACTGCTGAGAAAAAAGGTGGAGAGCTGTATACTTATTTCTTCTCGGCCATTCATCAGGAAGATATTTTAATTTTTCAGAGCAAGTTGAAGGAGGCACTTCAACACGGTAAGGGTTTTGAATTAGAGTTCCGCTTGCAACATCAGTATGGCCATTCTATCTGGATTCGCTGTATTGCGAAAGTGAATATTGATCCGCGATCAAATGAATTCGTGGTGCAGGGAATAATGATAGATGTAACGAAAAGTAAGCTGGATGAATTGGAATTTAAGAAGAGAGGGAGTCTTCTTGAAGCGATCTCACTTTTGTCGATGAAGATGGTATCTGATGATACACTGGATGCTTCCATTCAGATGTTGCTGAATACTCTTGGAGATTCATTTGAAGTCAGTCGAATTTATTTGTTCCGGAATGCCTGTGACAGAGATAGCGGAATTGTTTTGACGAGTCAGATTATGGAATGGACAGATGGGGTTATTGAAGCTCAGATTGACAATGAGGCGTTGAGCAATTTTGATTTAAAGGGTAATGGCTTCGAAAGGTGGATGGAAGAATTGTCAGCCGGAAGACCTTTGATGGGTAATGTGAGTGAATTTCCACCGGATGAAAAAGCAGTTTTGGCAGCTCAGGATATTAAATCAATTCTAGTAGTTCCCGTTTTTGTTGGGGAGGAATGGTGGGGATTTTTGGGTTTTGATGAATGCAGGAAGGAAAGAATTTGGTTGGATGAAGATGTTGTCTTGCTGAGTGCAGCAGCGAATCTGATTGGTACAGTGTTGGAAAAATTTAGTATCAATAAATCAGTTGTTAAAAAAGAAGCTCTTTATCATAGCGCTTTTGACACAATGACAGCCGGTATGTTGATTGTAAGTAGTGACGGTTTTGTTAAGAGTTGTAATGAATCCGCATGCATTTTATTGGAAATGGATCAGCAGGATGTTTTAAAGAGTACTGAGGTGGTGTTTGTTTCTTCAGAAAGGAGAATAATTCTCCCTGATGGTTCACAAGTAACCGGTAAAAATCACCCGGTTTTATCGGCTCTCAGGGAGAAAAATCCATTGCGTAATTTGATTATTGGTTTAGAGGAGAAAGAAAAGCCGGTGAAATGGTTAAACCTAAATTCTTCCATGGCGTTTGATAGCAGCCAGGATGATTCATCCGGTATGATGATCCTTTTTTCAGATATTACCAAATTAGTGGAAAAGGAGAAAATAGCCAAGGTTGAATCAGCTATGATGGCTTCTTCTCTTTCAACTTTAAACAAACAGGTGAAGAATGATTTGGCGCTTCTTTCCGGTCTTTTGCACCTCAAGGAGTTATTTGTTAACGATGAAAGTTGGAAGGCTTCATTTAAGGATGTTCAGGGCAGTCTTCGCTGTTTGACACTCCTTCATGAGTCCATTGATAAAGATGGAAAACAGATAGAAAGTAATTTCGGTGAATATATTGACGAAATTTGTAAGTATGTTTTTTCACTTTATCCGAAATCTGACAAAGCACTATCTTATTCAATTTCAGGGACCGATGTTATTATGACGCATGTTGAGCTTCTTTCGTGTGGAATGATTATAAATGAACTGGTGAATAATTCGGTGCGCTATGCATTTACCGATCGTAAAACTGGAGAAATACTTGTTTCTTATCAAATGAGGGGTGATTACATGGTTATTGAAGTGGCAGACGATGGAAGTGGTTTCCCTTCAGGATTTGAGAGAGAGAATTCACCATCCATGGGCTTTTCTCTTATGAGAAGCCTGGTCAATATGCTGAAAGGAGCGCTGACAATTGAAAATAAAAGTGGAGCAAGAGTTATTGTCACTTTTCCTAAAAGAAAAGTTTAG
- a CDS encoding class I lanthipeptide, translating to MKKSINKLSLSKSTISNLSAAEMNQQVGGKATALLNCKTKTMTGQSMCFTCSGCPIK from the coding sequence ATGAAAAAGTCAATCAACAAACTCAGTTTAAGCAAATCAACTATCTCTAACTTAAGTGCCGCAGAAATGAACCAACAGGTAGGCGGAAAAGCAACTGCTCTCCTCAATTGCAAAACTAAAACCATGACCGGACAAAGCATGTGTTTCACCTGTAGCGGCTGCCCTATCAAATAA
- a CDS encoding transposase, giving the protein MVQKRWQIETTFKSIKQNYQLKYFLGDSENAIRIQIWCSLIADLLIKVVKKSVKKEYGHSLILAL; this is encoded by the coding sequence ATTGTACAAAAAAGGTGGCAAATAGAGACTACCTTTAAAAGCATAAAACAAAATTATCAGTTAAAGTATTTTTTGGGTGATTCTGAAAATGCAATAAGGATACAAATCTGGTGCTCTCTAATTGCTGACTTACTTATAAAAGTAGTCAAGAAATCAGTAAAAAAAGAATATGGTCACTCTCTAATCTTAGCTCTATGA
- a CDS encoding IS4 family transposase, translating to MLFCVFQRCTSIREVVTGMQAWEHRLKHLGVKSYPKRSTLSEANQRRSAQFFEQLFHDLVKMYSRSSLPDSRRSNDIDSRLLLIDSTTFELFSDVMGGAGCFSKDGKRKGGVKAHVMLNPIHGIPDIVYLTPAKENDRVFLSKVIAEKGSILVFDRGYFNYRQWQKWTEQGVWWVTRMRSDSVYQVLEEFNVNEKQKRQVSCLIKRFY from the coding sequence ATGTTGTTCTGTGTTTTTCAACGATGTACGTCAATAAGAGAAGTCGTTACCGGAATGCAGGCCTGGGAGCATCGCTTAAAACATTTAGGGGTCAAATCATACCCCAAAAGGAGTACCCTGTCAGAGGCCAATCAACGGCGATCTGCTCAATTTTTCGAGCAGTTATTCCATGACTTAGTGAAGATGTATTCCAGATCCAGTTTACCGGACAGCCGCAGATCCAACGATATTGATTCCCGATTGCTTTTAATCGATTCTACAACGTTTGAACTCTTTAGTGACGTGATGGGTGGAGCCGGTTGCTTTTCCAAAGACGGGAAGCGCAAAGGAGGTGTTAAGGCCCATGTAATGTTGAATCCAATTCATGGCATACCCGATATAGTTTACTTAACCCCGGCCAAGGAAAATGATCGTGTTTTCCTTTCAAAAGTAATAGCCGAAAAAGGTTCAATACTGGTCTTTGACAGAGGGTATTTCAACTACCGTCAATGGCAAAAATGGACTGAACAGGGGGTATGGTGGGTGACTAGAATGAGAAGTGATTCGGTTTATCAAGTATTAGAAGAATTTAATGTGAATGAAAAACAGAAAAGGCAGGTGTCCTGTCTGATCAAAAGATTTTATTAG
- a CDS encoding NifU family protein, translated as MNKDPQLISRIEETLAQLRPYLEADNGNISFVEVTEDMIVRVRLEGACSSCSMSMMTLKAGVEQSLLKATGQPIFTQLLKLIPREMVSRLSSHYQTNRYVKALAPMNIWCPCCSVFFNDVRQ; from the coding sequence ATGAACAAAGACCCCCAATTGATTTCCAGAATAGAAGAAACGCTGGCACAATTAAGACCCTACCTTGAAGCCGACAATGGCAACATCAGTTTTGTTGAAGTCACAGAAGATATGATTGTCCGTGTCCGCCTCGAAGGCGCCTGCAGCTCCTGCTCCATGAGCATGATGACCCTCAAAGCCGGCGTAGAACAATCCCTCCTCAAAGCCACCGGACAGCCGATCTTTACGCAGCTTTTAAAGTTAATTCCCAGAGAGATGGTGTCTCGGCTGTCAAGCCATTATCAAACAAATCGGTATGTAAAAGCTTTAGCACCTATGAACATTTGGTGTCCATGTTGTTCTGTGTTTTTCAACGATGTACGTCAATAA
- a CDS encoding Mrp/NBP35 family ATP-binding protein yields MITKEQVIDALRNVEEPGLKKDLVTVNMIKDVEVDGKKVSFTVVLTTPACPLKELIANACRNAIIHFVDKDAEVTVNMTANVTTKRPESEEQLPGVRNIIAVASGKGGVGKSTVAANLAVAMAQTGAKVGLIDADIFGPSQPIMFGVEHERLFISEKDGRQLMLPVEKFGVKVLSIGFLTDPSQAIVWRGPMASKALRQLFMDADWGELDYLFIDLPPGTSDIHLTLVATVPVTGAVIVSTPQNVALADARKGIAMFGMDSIKVPIIGIVENMSYFTPKELPENKYYIFGKGGCKKLAEELHIPFLGEIPLVQSICEGGDNGIPMVMDQDHPAALAFLTVAGNVAQQIAIRNASQHPTQKLETIG; encoded by the coding sequence ATGATTACCAAGGAACAAGTAATAGATGCGCTAAGAAATGTGGAAGAACCGGGTCTCAAAAAAGATCTGGTGACCGTGAACATGATTAAAGATGTGGAAGTGGATGGTAAAAAAGTCAGTTTTACCGTGGTGCTGACCACGCCTGCTTGTCCGTTGAAAGAGTTAATCGCCAACGCCTGCCGGAACGCCATCATCCATTTTGTAGACAAAGATGCAGAGGTGACGGTAAATATGACGGCGAATGTGACCACCAAACGTCCGGAGAGTGAAGAACAGTTACCCGGAGTCAGAAATATCATAGCCGTCGCTTCAGGAAAAGGTGGCGTCGGGAAATCCACCGTAGCGGCGAATCTGGCCGTAGCTATGGCACAGACAGGTGCAAAAGTTGGATTGATCGACGCGGATATTTTTGGTCCCTCCCAGCCCATCATGTTCGGTGTAGAGCATGAGCGACTTTTTATCTCTGAAAAAGACGGGAGACAATTGATGCTTCCTGTAGAAAAATTCGGTGTAAAAGTGCTTTCCATTGGCTTTCTCACGGATCCATCGCAAGCCATTGTATGGAGAGGACCGATGGCTTCCAAGGCGCTGCGCCAGTTGTTCATGGATGCCGACTGGGGAGAGCTGGATTATCTCTTCATCGACCTTCCTCCCGGCACCAGCGATATCCATCTCACATTGGTAGCCACGGTACCGGTAACGGGCGCTGTCATTGTTTCTACACCACAAAATGTAGCATTAGCAGATGCACGGAAAGGAATTGCCATGTTCGGCATGGACTCCATCAAAGTTCCGATTATCGGTATCGTTGAAAACATGTCTTACTTTACTCCGAAAGAATTACCCGAAAACAAATATTATATTTTTGGAAAAGGAGGTTGCAAAAAACTGGCGGAGGAATTACACATCCCCTTCCTGGGAGAGATACCATTAGTGCAATCCATTTGTGAAGGCGGAGACAATGGCATTCCCATGGTCATGGATCAGGATCATCCTGCCGCGCTGGCTTTCCTAACGGTAGCCGGTAACGTTGCACAACAAATTGCCATCAGAAATGCAAGTCAGCATCCCACTCAGAAATTGGAAACAATCGGTTAA
- a CDS encoding shikimate dehydrogenase, translating to MPVYALAGKKLGHSFSKAWFNAKFEREGLSGFSYINIETDAIEDIRALAAAEQLSGFNVTIPYKSAIIPFLDEVLGDAAKVNAVNTVKCLKNGKLIGYNTDITGFRESLKPHLRACHSRALIFGTGGASKAVAYVLAELGIEFQFISRHTSSSPALPYSALTNLDIRNAPLLINTTPLGTYPDTETCPDIPYEGIDKYHLLFDLVYNPAETLFLKKGKMYGAATLNGYDMLIRQAEESWRIWQMPEEQV from the coding sequence ATGCCGGTTTACGCCCTGGCAGGAAAAAAACTCGGGCATTCCTTTTCGAAGGCCTGGTTCAACGCTAAATTTGAAAGGGAAGGCCTTTCCGGTTTTAGTTATATCAATATTGAAACCGATGCTATTGAAGATATCCGCGCATTGGCTGCAGCCGAACAGCTCAGTGGATTCAACGTCACCATTCCCTATAAATCAGCTATCATTCCTTTTCTGGATGAAGTATTGGGAGATGCCGCGAAGGTCAATGCCGTCAATACGGTAAAGTGTCTAAAGAATGGTAAGCTTATCGGCTACAATACAGATATTACCGGATTCAGAGAAAGTCTTAAACCCCATTTACGCGCCTGTCATAGCCGCGCCTTGATTTTTGGAACAGGAGGAGCCTCCAAAGCCGTGGCCTATGTGTTAGCGGAACTGGGAATAGAATTTCAGTTCATCTCCAGGCATACATCTTCATCGCCTGCACTCCCCTATTCCGCTCTGACCAATCTGGATATCCGAAATGCACCTTTGTTGATCAACACCACCCCTTTAGGAACTTATCCGGATACGGAGACCTGTCCCGACATTCCCTATGAAGGCATTGACAAATACCATTTGCTCTTTGACCTCGTCTACAATCCCGCCGAAACCCTGTTTCTCAAAAAGGGAAAAATGTATGGTGCTGCCACTCTCAACGGATATGATATGCTCATCCGGCAGGCGGAAGAAAGCTGGAGAATATGGCAGATGCCGGAAGAACAGGTTTAA
- a CDS encoding rhodanese-like domain-containing protein — protein MKEKTVSELREWKDNGTPFQIIDVREPHEYDICNLEGELIPLGNLLAEVDKIRKDIPVIVHCRSGARSSAAINELEKRFNFENLYNLKGGIIAYAKEIDPSLETY, from the coding sequence ATGAAAGAAAAAACTGTCTCTGAACTCCGTGAATGGAAAGACAACGGAACACCTTTTCAAATCATTGATGTTCGGGAACCGCATGAATATGATATCTGCAACCTGGAAGGTGAACTCATTCCATTGGGGAACCTTCTGGCAGAAGTGGATAAAATCCGCAAAGACATTCCCGTCATCGTTCATTGCCGCAGTGGAGCCCGTAGTTCCGCAGCCATCAACGAATTGGAAAAACGTTTTAACTTCGAAAATCTCTATAACTTAAAAGGGGGAATCATTGCTTACGCAAAAGAAATAGACCCTAGCCTCGAGACGTATTAA
- a CDS encoding phosphosulfolactate synthase, whose protein sequence is MTKNFDLSHIPVRAEKPRKSGLTMVMDKGLSIRECEDMIDASGEYIDIVKLGFGSSLITPLLDRKLAFFREVGIPVYFGGTLLEAFIIRGQFDEYLRIVDKFKMEYAEVSDGSITMPHQEKCHYIHRLSKRLTVISEVGSKEEGILIRPNKWIEMMNTELQAGAWKVIAEARESGTVGIYRPNGKAHVVLINKIAAKVPVDRIIWETPQKSQQVYFIKHFGADVNLGNIAPHEVIALESLRLGLRSDTFFQYLDKSLYNPLSDQQMVTEKQTTVTSS, encoded by the coding sequence ATGACAAAAAACTTTGACCTTTCACACATACCTGTACGGGCTGAAAAGCCAAGGAAGTCCGGGTTAACGATGGTAATGGATAAAGGATTAAGCATTCGGGAGTGTGAAGACATGATCGATGCTTCGGGGGAGTATATTGATATTGTGAAATTAGGCTTTGGCAGTTCGCTCATCACTCCTCTTCTTGATCGTAAACTGGCTTTCTTCAGAGAAGTGGGTATTCCGGTTTATTTTGGCGGTACTCTTTTAGAAGCGTTTATCATCAGAGGTCAGTTTGATGAATATTTAAGAATCGTTGATAAATTTAAAATGGAGTATGCTGAAGTTTCCGATGGATCCATCACCATGCCTCATCAGGAGAAATGCCATTATATCCATCGCCTCAGCAAAAGACTCACGGTAATCAGTGAAGTCGGTTCCAAAGAAGAAGGCATCCTCATCCGCCCTAATAAGTGGATTGAGATGATGAATACCGAATTGCAGGCGGGTGCCTGGAAAGTCATTGCTGAAGCACGCGAGAGTGGCACCGTAGGTATTTACCGACCTAACGGTAAGGCACATGTGGTGTTAATCAATAAAATCGCTGCTAAGGTTCCTGTAGATAGAATCATCTGGGAGACCCCGCAAAAGTCGCAGCAGGTTTATTTCATCAAACATTTTGGAGCGGATGTCAATCTGGGTAATATTGCACCCCATGAAGTGATTGCACTGGAATCGCTACGTCTAGGGTTACGCAGTGATACTTTCTTTCAGTATCTTGATAAATCCCTGTACAACCCGCTCTCCGATCAACAAATGGTGACTGAAAAACAAACTACTGTAACTTCCTCATGA
- a CDS encoding tetratricopeptide repeat protein: MEEDDDDMEQQDENSELIQKSVEKYEEMRERQEKYFFDVDALVKIIDHFIDRFEYEKSLEVTKYAHTLHPHSVNFTLKEAQLYALMGQEQKALQLLEKIEHVNPFDVEVHLIRGNIYNTLEKYNRAIASYRKALEMADDQKDDIYLSLAITYQNMAEYSKAVDYYKLCLLANPSNEVAMEEMIVSLEFSHRLSEGIEFYKRLIDEHPYGYMLWYYLADLYGKQSQFEQALVAYDYCLLIKEDFAPAHLDMAQALAMLERFQEAIDRYKLAFEYCKPDAFTYYNIGECHENLQDMETARVHYKKAVKLSPEMSQAWYGIGVTYEEEDRWYEAIHYIKKAIELDDQNGEYWLALGDCEYRLNNFEEAEECYKKVIDYDPENEEGWIAYSELLSELNRPFEASELINTAMFYHPDNAEIKYRQVCYLYLSGYKQEAYERLAETLDTFPEGHAIIYDLIPSLEADDRIKSIILNKGGRS, encoded by the coding sequence TGATGACGACATGGAACAACAGGATGAGAACTCTGAATTAATTCAGAAATCCGTTGAGAAATATGAGGAGATGCGCGAACGGCAAGAGAAGTACTTTTTTGATGTGGACGCTCTCGTAAAAATTATTGATCACTTTATAGATAGATTTGAGTATGAGAAGTCGCTTGAGGTGACGAAGTATGCCCATACGCTTCACCCGCATTCCGTGAATTTCACGTTGAAGGAGGCGCAATTGTATGCCTTGATGGGTCAGGAACAGAAAGCTTTGCAACTATTGGAGAAAATTGAACACGTCAATCCTTTTGATGTGGAAGTGCATTTGATCCGTGGTAATATCTATAATACACTTGAAAAATACAATCGTGCTATTGCCAGCTACCGGAAGGCACTCGAAATGGCCGATGATCAGAAGGACGATATTTACCTGAGTCTCGCTATTACGTATCAGAATATGGCGGAGTATTCCAAAGCTGTGGACTATTATAAACTCTGTCTGCTGGCGAATCCTTCCAATGAAGTAGCAATGGAAGAGATGATTGTCAGTCTTGAATTCAGTCACCGGTTGAGTGAGGGGATTGAATTTTACAAGCGACTCATTGACGAACATCCCTATGGTTATATGCTCTGGTATTATCTGGCTGACCTCTATGGAAAACAAAGTCAGTTTGAACAGGCATTAGTGGCTTATGACTACTGTCTACTGATTAAGGAAGATTTTGCACCGGCCCATCTGGACATGGCACAAGCCCTCGCGATGCTGGAGCGTTTTCAGGAAGCCATCGACCGTTATAAACTCGCATTCGAATATTGTAAACCGGATGCTTTCACCTATTATAATATCGGAGAATGCCATGAAAATCTCCAGGATATGGAAACGGCCAGAGTACATTACAAGAAGGCCGTTAAGCTGAGTCCGGAGATGTCGCAGGCCTGGTATGGTATCGGCGTTACCTATGAAGAAGAAGACAGATGGTACGAAGCCATTCATTATATCAAAAAAGCTATTGAGCTGGATGATCAGAATGGGGAGTACTGGCTGGCGTTGGGCGACTGCGAATACCGTTTAAATAATTTCGAAGAAGCAGAAGAATGTTATAAAAAGGTAATCGATTACGATCCGGAAAATGAAGAGGGCTGGATCGCCTATTCCGAATTACTTTCAGAATTGAACAGGCCCTTCGAAGCATCCGAACTGATCAATACTGCTATGTTTTATCATCCGGATAATGCGGAAATTAAATACAGACAGGTTTGCTACCTCTATCTTTCAGGGTATAAGCAGGAAGCCTACGAACGTTTAGCAGAAACCCTCGACACATTTCCGGAAGGACATGCTATTATATACGACCTGATTCCTTCACTGGAAGCAGACGATAGAATCAAATCAATTATTCTTAATAAAGGAGGACGATCATGA